AATACCGGAGGATGATTACCATGCCCATGAACGTCTCGTTCGTCCCGGAGGAGGCCCTGCTCGACCTGTCCTTCGACGGCAACCTCGATCTTACCGTCACCCACGCGGTGTGCGGGGTCGTGCCCCAACTCCAAAGCCGGCTCAAGACCTGCATCATGGACCTGACCCGGGTCGATCGGGTCTTCGATTCCGGGATCGCGCTCCTGCGGATGCTGAGCCGGGACCTGCACCAGGTCGGCGCCACCGTGGTGGTCCTGGGTGATCAGCCCGAGGTCCGGCGGCAACTGTCCCTGATCCAGGGCGATGCCTCCTACCCATCGCGTCGACACCTGGCGGCCGCCGGCGCGGCCTGATCGCGCCAGAGGCAATTTCACGATCGCGGAGGTTGACGATTGGGCGCGCCCGGTCGGCGCTGGAGTGGATCATCCGCAGCGACCGACGAGCGCTGAGCTACCACCCCGCCCCATGTCCTACCTGGAAGGCCACCGGCAGCGACTCCGGGACCGCTTCAACGCAAGCGGTCTCGGGGCGTTCGAGGACCACGAGGTCCTTGAGTTGCTGCTGACCCACGAGAACCAGGTGCTGCGGGCGCTGCCGCTCCACGAGGGCAGCATCGCCAGTGCCCCCGTGTACCCGCGCCTGTTCAGCGATGCCGCCCTGCGTCACCACGCTGCAGGTGAGGCGATCCGCATGGCCCAGTCGATGGGTGGCGAGGTGGCGAGTTCAACGAACTCGTCGCCGACAAGGGCGTGCTCAACATGAACGGCAACAAGGTGAATCGTAAAGGTCCACTTAACCGAGGTGTTTCCGGACGCCGAGATTGTGGCCGCAGTGCGGCCACAATTGAGCTGGACCCACCTGCGGGAACTGATAGCGATCGAGGATCAGTTGAAGCGGAGTTTCTAGACTGAGCTCTGTCGCATCGAGCGCTGGAGCACGCGCACGCTCAAGGCCAAAATGGACGGGCTGCTGTTTGAGCGCACGGCTATCGCCAAACAGCCCACAGCCGTGGTCGCACAGACGCTTGATGCGCGGCGTGACGAGGGGCTGGTCACGCCCGACCTGGTATTCCGCGACCCCTACGTCCTCGACTTCCTGCACCTGCCCGCAGATTTCAGTGAGGCCGCTCTGGAAGCCTCGATCCTACGGGAACTTGAGACCTTCCTGCTGGAGCTGGGTTCGGGCTTCACCTTCGTCGCCCGCCAGAAACGGATGTCGATCGGCGCGGACGACTATTATCTCGATCTCCTGTTCTTCCACCGCGCGTTGCGGGCGCTGGTCGCCATCGACCTCAAGCTGGGCCGTTTCGATGCCCGCGACAAGGGGCAGATGGAGATCTATCTGCGCTGGCTGGACCGCTACGAACGCCAGCCCGGCGAGAACCCGCCGCTCGGGCTGATCCTCTGCGCCGACAAGAATGAGGAGCAGATCGAGCTGCTGGAGCTGGCCGAGGGGTCGATCCGGGTGGCCAGCTACCTCACCGAGCTGCCGCCCCGCGAGTTGCTGGAACGTAAACTGTTGGAGAGCATCGCGCACGCCCGCGCACTGAACCGTCCGTCATCTAAGCGACATCGCCGATAGTGCGGGGAACAAGCTCGTGGTCATGCCGCCCGAGCGCATGGGGGGATCGACGGCCTCCTCGATGGCTCGGTTCGCCAGTGGTGGCCTTTGGCCCCCGTTGGGGGAGGGGGGCCTTGATCATCGCTCCGGCCACCCCGGGTCGGAGTCCAAGGCTTCAGCCTTGGAGGGACAAGACCAAGGCTGAAGCCTTGGACTCCAAGAGGTGGCTGCCGGCCGGAACGACGATCAAGGCGGGGAGGGGCCACGCACCCCCAAGCACCGAGTGTTCAGCCGGTCGGGACCGCGGGCCTGACGCGGAAAACGCCGCGTCGTTCACCGTCCTCGCCCCAATCCCGGTATCCTGTGCCGATAGCGCTGCCCTGGGGCGAAAATCGCCCCTCGGAGGATCAGCCCCCGCAAGACCTGTGAGTAGAGCCCGATGTCGATCAAACACCCCATCGTCGCCGTGACCGGATCGTCCGGCGCCGGCACCAGTACCGTCAAGAATGCCCTGGAGCATATCTTCCATCGGATCGGCGCCCGCGCCGCGGTGGTCGAGGGCGACAGCTTCCATCGCTACAACCGCCGGGAAATGAAGGAAGAACTCGCCAAGGCGAAGGCCGAGGGCCGCACCCTGAGCCACTTCGGACCCGAGGGCAATCTGTTCGACAAGCAGTTGGAACTGTTCCAGAGCTACAGCCGCTCCGGCACCGGGGAGCGGCGGCACTATGTCCACGACGCGGACGAGGCGCAGCGCTACGGCCACGAGCCCGGGACCTTCACCCCCTGGGAGCCGCTCCCGCAGGACACCGACCTGCTGTTCTACGAGGGCCTGCACGGCGGCGTGGTGGCGGGCGAAATCGACCTGTCCAAGGAGGTGGACCTGCTGATCGGCGTCTGTCCCACCATCAATCTGGAGTGGGTGCAGAAGATCCACCGCGACACCCGCGAGCGCGGCTACAGCCACGAGGACGTGCAGTACACCATCTACCGGCGCATGTACGACTACATGCACTACATCCTGCCCCAGTTCTCCGCCACCCACATCAATTTCCAGCGCATCCCCCTGACCGATACCTCCAACCCCTTCTGTGTCAACAATATCCCGACCTTCGACCAGAGTCTGGTGATGATCCACTTCCTGACTCCCAAGCCCAGCGTGGAGTACAAGCTCAACCTCAAGGGCCTGATCGACGGGACCAGGATCACCGGCTTCAACACGCTCGTGATCCCCGGCGGCAAGATGATGTACGCGCTGGAGCTGATCCTGACCGAGCGCATCGTGAACCTGATGAAACGGCGCGGGCAACTGGGACCCGTGGCGGACTGAGCGGCCCCGCGGCCCGCGCCCACCGCGGCGGCGCCGCGGCGCCGATCCGGTGTAGAATCACCGGGCGACACCCAAGTCCATTCTCAGCGCGGATGGCGGAATTGGTAGACGCCCTGGATTTAGGTTCCAGTGGGGCAACCCGTGGGGGTTCGAGTCCCCCTCCGCGCACCATTTTGCCTCTGAAAGAGCAGTTATAGGGCGTAGGGTGCGCCGTGCGCACCTTCCAAGGCTGCGGTGGAACGAAACGTCGTGAGCCTGGGCCGGCGCCCCGGTGCGCGCGGCGCACCCTACGGGTACACGCTTTTTCCAAAGGTCCGGGCATTTCCGTCCGGGTGTACCAGATCAATCGGCCGCCCGTTGCGGGCGCGCAATGCCGTAGCGCTTCATCTTCTGCCACAGCGTCTTGCGGCTGACGCCCAAGGCCGCCGCGGTGGTCGCCATGGCATAGCCCTGCGCCGCGAGCTCGGCCAGGATCGCCGCGCGTTCGCCCGACTGGGCCTGGGCCTTGAGACCAGCGCTCAGAGACAGGTCCGGCCCCGGGGGTCCCAGTGCCGACTCCAGATCGAGGGCCAGCGCGTCCCCCTAGCCCATGATGCAGGCGCGCTCCAGGGCGTGGTGCAGTTCGCGCACATTGCCCGGCCAGGGGTAACGCAGCAGCCGGTCGCGGTCGGCGCCGTGCAGGGTGCGGCGCTCCTGCGGGAACCGCCGGCCATGCTCGGCAACGAAGCGCTCCGCGAGCCACAGGACGTCCTCCGGGCGCTCGCGCAGTGGCGGCAGGCGCAGATCCAGGACCCTGATCCGGTAATACAGGTCCTCCCGGAAGCGGCCGGCCCGTACCAGGGCGCCCAGATCCTGGTGCGTCGCGCAGACCACACGGGCCGGGACGCTCACGCTCTGGGTGCCGCCGATCCGGGTCAGGCTGCGCGATTGCAGCACCCGCAGCAGTCGCGATTGCAGGGCGAGCGGCATGTCGCCGATCTCGTCCAGGAACAGGATGCCCATCCCCGCGCGCTCGAAGACCCCGGCGCGGCGGCGCTCCGCGCCGGTGTAGGCGCCCTTCTCATGGCCGGCGAGATCCCCAGCGATGCCCCGCGCGCGCCCGCATCCGGCGCCGGCCCCGCCGCCGCGTCGGGCGTCTCCCGGGACCGCGCCTGATCCGTCTCCCGGACCAGGATGCGCAGCTTGTCCACCAGCGCCGTCGGGTCCAGCGGTTTGGTCAGGTAGTCCGCGGCGCCGAGCTTCAGCAGCCGCACCGTGTCCTCGATGTTCCCGCAGCCGGTGATGAAGACGCACGGCGGGGTCCGGTGCGCCTCCCGGCCGATGCGCTCGAAGAGCGTCATCCCGGAGCAGTCGGGCAGGTGGATGTCATAGCCGGAATTCGAGTCCGGGTCGGACCAGGCGAAGAGCCCGCCTTTCAGGTCTGCCAGGGGGGTGAGGCCCAAGCGCAGGGGGGGCGCTTGCCCCCGTGCCCTTGGCGGGCGCGGGCTCCACACGGACAGCCCGACCGGCACCCAAGGCGAAGAGGGCGCCGAGCAGTTCGCGACGGGAGATCATGGTCAGGCGTGTCCCTGTGTAGCGGTGAACCCCGCCCTGGAAGACAGGTTCAGGGTTTGGTGTTACCCTTTTGTAACATGGCGCCCACTCGCGTGGCTAGGAGCCCAAGCCCTATGACGCAACATTCTCCCAACGACACCGCGGGTCGGAGAAGGTGCGATCAGAACTGATGTGGTGACCGAGATCCCGGGTACGCTGTCGTTGTCGTTGTCGTAATCGAATAATCCGACCACGATTACGACAACGACAACGACAACGACGCCCGGTCCGTGAGAGCGTCCGGTAGCTGTAGGGTACGCATCGAGTACCCGGCTCCGGCGGTCGTGGCAGCTTGGCGGGTACGCGATGCGTACCCTACGACTAAGGATAGGCGGACTGTCATGGGCGGGGGTGAGCGAGCCGATCATGACCGTTGGGGTGAAGAACGAACCCCAACAGTCTCGTGGTCGTGTCTCATCTCAACCATAGACTACCAAGCTGATTTGATCGGAACGCCGGGAGTATCGCCATGCATATTCATGTTCAAGTCCCCCCCAATCTGCCGGACGCCTTGCAGTGTACGCCCGAGGCGTTCGCTCAGGAAGCCAAGATGGCTATGGCCGTCAAGCTCTATGAAATGAAGCGGCTCTCATCCGGCATGGCGGCAACGCTGGTCGGTGTCAGCCGGGTCGCCTTTCTCATGCAGTTGCACCGCTATGGTGTTGCGGTGATCGACCTGAGTCCGGAAGACCTGGCATCGGATATTGCCAATGCCTGATATAGTACATTCACTCGTCACCAATACTACGCCATTGATTGCCTTAGCGGTCGGTGTTGGCAATCTCGATATCCTGCGCACGCTTTATGACCGGGTGGTCGTGCCTCTGGAGGTCTGTGAAGAGATCGTCGGTGTCCTGATCAAGGCCCGGCAGAGTGGCTACGATGTTTCTGTTCCCGAGGCCATCGAGCGGATGCGTGAACACGGGATCTGGCTGAGTAATGAGGTCGTACGCTACGCCTTGGCTCAGCAAGTCTGACTGTCGATCCGGCCAGCAGGCCAAAGCCTCGTTACCGTTCGGTAACGCACGAAGGGACTGTCATCGACCCGCGGCGGGCAGATGGCGAGCGTCATGTACAGCGGCGAGGGGTCCTCCCGCCAGCGCCTCTCCTATCCCAAGCTCTTTACCGGCGACGACTGGGTGGAGACCAATTCGGATCATGCCCTCAAGGATGAGGATTCCGAGGTCGCCGACACCCTGTTTCGGTGCCAACGGCTACGAGACCCAGACCAACTACTTCCTCGCCCACGCCATGCCCAACATGACCGGGCTCAGTATCAAGAAGAAACAGGAATCGCGGCCCACACCAGCGGCTTCGACACGGCCCTGGCCGCCAACCGTTTGAGCCTGAAGGATTGCAGCAAGATCACCGGGGTGCCGGTCGCCGGTCTTCAGAAGGCCGCCGACTGGGCCTATGCCCCCAAGGCCGATGGCACGCGCAAGCGCACCATGCACGGAGCACCGCGGCGGGCTCTTCGTGGTCAACATCGATCTCTACCACCAAGCGGCGGCGGTTCCTGACGACCTGAGTCATCGGACCCGGCCGCCGGTCGCGGCCGGGGGTCGCCCCTACGGCGTAGGAGCGGCCCCCCGGCCGCGACGGGTTGTCGCACGGGCGCGTGGCCGCAGTTATGATCGAGGCCGGGCCGCCGCCCCGTCCGCAACGTTCAACCAGCGAGAGGCAAGTCGATGAAAAGACCAGCGCCATGACGACCGAGCCGATGACCGAACCCTTGACCGACCCCTTCGGCCGCCGGATCGCCTATCTGCGCCTCTCCGTCACCGACCGCTGCGACCTGCGCTGCGGTTACTGCCTGCCCAAAGGCTTCAAGGGCTTCGAGGAGCCCGAACACTGGCTCGATTTCGCCGAGATCACGCGCGTGGTGGGCGTCTTCACCCGGCTCGGCGTCCGCCATGTCCGCCTGACCGGCGGCGAACCCCTGGTGCGGCGCGACCTGCCGCGGCTCGCCGCGCGCCTGGCCGCCCTGCCGGGCCTGGACGATCTGTCCCTGTCCAGCAACTGCACCCGGATGGAGGCCTTGGCCGAACCCCTCTATCAGGCCGGCGTGCGGCGCCTGAATGCCAGCCTCGACAGCCTGCGGCCCGAGGTCTTTGCCCAGGTGACCGGGGGGCGGCTCGACCAGGTATTGCGCGGTCTTGCCGCCGCCCGCCGGGCGGGATTCAAGCCGATCCGCATCAACACCGTCGTCATGGCGGGGGTCAACGACGGGGAGGTCGAGCAGCTCCTAGAGTTCTGCGCCCAGCATGGCTTCACCCTGCGTCTCATCGAGACCATGCCCATGGGCAGTACCGGCCAGGCCGCCCAAAACCAGTATGTCGACCTGCGCCGGATCAAGGAACGCCTGGAGCGTCGCTACCCACTGATCCCGGACCTGCTGCCCGGCGGCGGCCCGGCACGCTATTACCGCCTCGGTGCGAGCGACACCCGCGTCGGCTTCATCACCCCGCTGTCCCAACATTTCTGCGCGACCTGCAACCGGGTCCGACTCACCGTGGACGGCACCCTGCATCTGTGCCTGGGCCAGGAGAACAGCTATCCCTTGCGGGCCCTGCTGCGCGCCGGCGTCACGGACGAGGACCTGGCCGCGCACCTGCGCGAAGCGATCACGCGCAAACCCGAGCGCCACGAATTCAATGAACGGCCCGCGCAGGTTGTTCGCTTTATGGCCCAGACCGGGGGTTGACCAATGTCGGCGGGTCGTCCCGGCGGACGGGATGCCCGGCCTCGGTCATAATCCCGACCGATCAGCCAACGGCGAGGTCTGCGGTCCGCACAGCGGACCCTACGGCCCCGCCCCCGTAGGGTCCGCTGTGCGGACCAGAGCACTCATGTACGAAGGATCGGGGCTTGTGTTTAATCGGGGAAAATCCCAAGAGAAGGTAAGCCATGAGCGAAGAGAAAGCCTCTCTATCCGACGGCTCCGACTACTCCTGCGGGTGGTGGCAAGGCGCGTCGCAGCCAGTCTTGGTCAGTGCGACGATCGATTTTGGCCAGGTCGCGGATGCTGCACGGGACGAAACCGCGTTGAAGACCTGTCGCACGCTCATCGAGCGGGCGGCTCGGCTCGCCGAGCAGGGCGATCCGGAGTCGCTCGCCGCCGCGGTGGCGGCCTACGACGAGGTGATTGTGCTGGGTGCTGTGCTCGACTTGTCGGCGCCTGAGGAGCGGCGGGAACTGGCGGTGGCCCACAACGGAAAAGGCATCGCACTCGGGAAGCTTGCGACCCCGGCCACGCTGGGGGTGGCGGTAGACGCCTATGACGAGGCGATCAGGCTGCTCCGGAGGCTCGACCTCTCGGTGGCCCAGTACCGCAACGACCTGGCCACGGCCTGCTCGAACAAGGGCACCGTGCTCGCAGCCCAGGGCACTCCGGCTGCGTTGGCGGCGGCGGTGGACGCCCATGACGAGGCGATCGGGCTGCGCCGGGGGCTTGACCTCTCGGTGGCCAAGTACCGCAACGCCCTGGCCGCGGCCTGCTCAAACAAAGGCAACGCGCTCGCAGCCCAGGGTACTCCGGCCGCGCTGGCGGCGGCGGTGGCCGCCCATGACGAGGCGATCGGGCTGCGCCGGGGGCTCGACCTCTCGGTGGCCGAGTACCGCAGCGACCTGGCCGGGGCCCACACGAACAAGGGCATCGCGCTCGCAGCCCAGGGCACCCCGGCTGCGCTGGCGGCGGCGGTGGCCGCCCATGACGAGGCGATCGGGCTCTTCCAGGGACTCGATCTCTCGGTGGCCGAGTACCGCAACGCCCTGGCCGCGGCCTACACCAACAAGGGCATCGCGCTCGCAGCCCAGGGCACCCCGGCTGCGCTGGCGGCGGCGGTGGACGCCCATAACGAGGCGATCGGCCTGCGTCGGGGGCTCGACCCGTCGGTGGCCGAGTACCACAACGCCCTGGCCACGGCCTGCTCGAACAAGGGCAACGCGCTCGCAGCCCAGGGCAGCCCGGCCGCGCTGGCGGCGGCGGTGGACGCCTATGACGAGTCGATCGGGCTGCGCCGGGGGCTCGACCTCTCGGTGGCGGAGTACCGCAACGACCTGGCCAAGGCCTGCTCGAACAAGGGCAACGCGCTCCAAGCCCAAGGCACCCCGGCCGCGCTGGCGGCGGCGGTGGACGCCCATGACGAGGCGATCGGGCTGCGCCGGGGGCTCGACCTCTCGGTGGCCGAGTACCGCAGCGACCTGGCCGCGGCCTGCTTGAACAAGGGCAACGCGCTTCGAGCCCAGGGCACCCCGGCCGCGCTGGCGGCGG
The DNA window shown above is from Candidatus Thiodictyon syntrophicum and carries:
- a CDS encoding STAS domain-containing protein — protein: MPMNVSFVPEEALLDLSFDGNLDLTVTHAVCGVVPQLQSRLKTCIMDLTRVDRVFDSGIALLRMLSRDLHQVGATVVVLGDQPEVRRQLSLIQGDASYPSRRHLAAAGAA
- a CDS encoding JAB domain-containing protein; its protein translation is MSYLEGHRQRLRDRFNASGLGAFEDHEVLELLLTHENQVLRALPLHEGSIASAPVYPRLFSDAALRHHAAGEAIRMAQSMGGEVASSTNSSPTRACST
- a CDS encoding PDDEXK nuclease domain-containing protein produces the protein MDGLLFERTAIAKQPTAVVAQTLDARRDEGLVTPDLVFRDPYVLDFLHLPADFSEAALEASILRELETFLLELGSGFTFVARQKRMSIGADDYYLDLLFFHRALRALVAIDLKLGRFDARDKGQMEIYLRWLDRYERQPGENPPLGLILCADKNEEQIELLELAEGSIRVASYLTELPPRELLERKLLESIAHARALNRPSSKRHRR
- a CDS encoding phosphoribulokinase is translated as MSIKHPIVAVTGSSGAGTSTVKNALEHIFHRIGARAAVVEGDSFHRYNRREMKEELAKAKAEGRTLSHFGPEGNLFDKQLELFQSYSRSGTGERRHYVHDADEAQRYGHEPGTFTPWEPLPQDTDLLFYEGLHGGVVAGEIDLSKEVDLLIGVCPTINLEWVQKIHRDTRERGYSHEDVQYTIYRRMYDYMHYILPQFSATHINFQRIPLTDTSNPFCVNNIPTFDQSLVMIHFLTPKPSVEYKLNLKGLIDGTRITGFNTLVIPGGKMMYALELILTERIVNLMKRRGQLGPVAD
- a CDS encoding helix-turn-helix domain-containing protein gives rise to the protein MATTAAALGVSRKTLWQKMKRYGIARPQRAAD
- a CDS encoding sigma 54-interacting transcriptional regulator, producing MREHRGHGAAAEARRRGLPDQTAGPDGAGGQAAHPGPGDGSGAVPGDARRGGGAGAGCGRARGIAGDLAGHEKGAYTGAERRRAGVFERAGMGILFLDEIGDMPLALQSRLLRVLQSRSLTRIGGTQSVSVPARVVCATHQDLGALVRAGRFREDLYYRIRVLDLRLPPLRERPEDVLWLAERFVAEHGRRFPQERRTLHGADRDRLLRYPWPGNVRELHHALERACIMG
- a CDS encoding UPF0175 family protein, producing MHIHVQVPPNLPDALQCTPEAFAQEAKMAMAVKLYEMKRLSSGMAATLVGVSRVAFLMQLHRYGVAVIDLSPEDLASDIANA
- a CDS encoding DUF3368 domain-containing protein, giving the protein MPDIVHSLVTNTTPLIALAVGVGNLDILRTLYDRVVVPLEVCEEIVGVLIKARQSGYDVSVPEAIERMREHGIWLSNEVVRYALAQQV
- the moaA gene encoding GTP 3',8-cyclase MoaA codes for the protein MTTEPMTEPLTDPFGRRIAYLRLSVTDRCDLRCGYCLPKGFKGFEEPEHWLDFAEITRVVGVFTRLGVRHVRLTGGEPLVRRDLPRLAARLAALPGLDDLSLSSNCTRMEALAEPLYQAGVRRLNASLDSLRPEVFAQVTGGRLDQVLRGLAAARRAGFKPIRINTVVMAGVNDGEVEQLLEFCAQHGFTLRLIETMPMGSTGQAAQNQYVDLRRIKERLERRYPLIPDLLPGGGPARYYRLGASDTRVGFITPLSQHFCATCNRVRLTVDGTLHLCLGQENSYPLRALLRAGVTDEDLAAHLREAITRKPERHEFNERPAQVVRFMAQTGG